The Populus nigra chromosome 4, ddPopNigr1.1, whole genome shotgun sequence genome contains the following window.
AGATTGTAgggtatagttattaaactcggaccGGCCCGGCGAGTCGACCCGAGACCCGGTGGCTAGACTGGTCTGGGTTTGTCAAAAGACCAGCCAGTACAACAATCCAGCAAAACCCTAGCCGGATCAACTCCCGAGTCGGGTTTAACAACTACGTTGTAGAGGGATTAATTGCGATGCATGAAAATCATCCCTAACTGTTAAAACCACTGTTATTAAAACCGGTccgacccggcgggtcgacctggtagctggaccggtccgggtttagTAAAAGACCGGCTGTGGCAACAGCTCGGCCAAACCCGAGTGACCCGGCTGGTCGACTCGGGACCCGGGAGACCGGGGCGAACCCGGACgagacccggttttttttttcaaatgtggaatttgaaacccattggtatatatactctatgttcccagaaaaaaattcatgttttttcaatgtgggataaaaaaacattttgatttaaatacttcaatttaaaaggataacataatatcttttcaatgtgggatttgaaaccctttcatatatatactccatgttcccatgaaaaaagttatgttttttttatgtgggatttgaaacccattagtatatatatatactctatgtttccaagaaaaaaatcatattttttcaatgtgggataaaaaatattttgctttaaatacttcaatttaaaaggataacataatatcttttcaatataggatttgaaaccctttcatatatacACTCTATGTTCTcatgaaaaaaagttatgtttttttaatatgggatttgaaactcattagtaaatatactctatgttcccaagaaaaaaatcatgttttttcgatgtgggataaaaaaccttttggtttaaatacttcaacttaaaaggataacatagtatcttttcaatgtggaatttgaagcactttcatatatatactctatgttcccatgaaaaaagttatgttttttcaatgtgggatttgaaacctattagtatatatactttatatttccaaagaaaaagttatgttttttcaatacgggataaaaaactttttaaaatattcttttaaacttcataatatgtataatctatatttacatggatttttcatatgaaatattaaaattttaattttttttaaattttcccaGGTTAATCCgtgttaacccgagttgacccatgaaacctaGAACCCGACCTCTTGACCGGGTCAACTTCagaccgggtttaataactatagctaaaactatataaaaacacTGCAGGTAGTGCACTCCTACAATCTGCTTTGTCAACGCAGCTCAAGCCAACACCACTGGGGTAGCTTTtgcatttataatttaaaataatagttttaaaaaagaattagttatggttttaaaagtaaattaaaaatatatatttagttaaaattgttataagatagtcttatatttataaaatgaattaaaaacaagtctttataaataaataaaatagataattttagttttataaatcaaaatttttaaatgctATATGTAGAGTtcaatataaaactatttaattaatcaaataaatagttttttttatgaataaaaaaatataaaaaacgaTATCTTACAGCTGGCGTGGTTTCAGGAAGCCTTTACATAAGCTGATTCGCTCATCATCGCCACGAAATCCAGTGGGCCATTGATCTCATTCTCCCAGGCTTCAGTTGGCATCGCCTCATGTTTCACGTGAGCCGCAGTACTCGCTCCGGGGAAAATGCAACATTTCTTGGACGCTCGTGCCGAGATCAAGATAGGGATATCCCAGAGACATGAAAACCAGCTGGATTACATGTTATTATAGGATTCAGACGCAAGACATTTCTAAAAGGGGCAGTTGAAATTCGAAGCCAATCATACTCATCGGGCTTAACAGCCCGAATGTCCCAGTATAGACTGGGTATTTTCAAGTTTCCATGCCAAGCAAGAGCGCGCCTTACAGATACTGCTAGTCTTCAAAAACTGAGGACGAGTTAGTATTGCAGATGGCTAGTAATTATGACAAAACTGAAACTAAAAAAGTGATGGTACCATCATTTTTTGCTTTCTAGTTCACAACTACCTAAGCAACAAGCAAGAAAGAACGGGCTGGAAGTCGACGTGGTCAGTGCAGCAAATTCTGTTTTCTTTGAAAGGCTAGAAATTCTTTTTGAATGAAAGTGCTAATAATTTTCGTCAGTTTGAAGTTTTGAATCATGTTTCACCAGATCAGGATGCATGCATCAGAAGAACCATTCTAGCAAATACATTAGCAGCAGGGAGGAAAAGACAAACCAAAAGGAGACCAGATAGTGCTTGAATCTTCAGTCCAAGATGTACAGGGTACATAATGGTGAGAGACTCCTTGAATATAAacgaggaaaaagaaagcatcaATCACGAAAAATATATCAACAACGAACCAACACGATCCCAGTTCAAATTACTATGCACGAATATGATAGTCAATCGTGCACCTAAACAGACCAATTAAATGCTTTAATCCTTATCGGAACTAATGACCTAACCATAGGCAAGGCCCTCAGACTATCATTCCTAATATTTGTTGGAAACCACACTTATTTGACACCAATGGCATAGCACCACATCAGGGTACATGGGCAACCATCACACATGGCACGTGATCGCAGCAGAAAAAATGTAGAGAAACCAATTTGAGATAGTTGATTACCGCCTTTGTAACCCCAATCGTGTTCAGTAGCTTCGACCTCTACTACCTCTATACCACCGCCTCCTTGGTCTCTCCAGCAGTATCCTGTGAAAACCTCGCCCAGTTATTGCCACAGAACCAGGAGGGCCAGGACGGCGTGTCCCATAGTCGTCCTCATCCAATGAATCATAGTCTAGGTGATATCCATTACGAAAGCGGAAGCCACTACTCTGCCCTCTATCAAATGACCCCAGAGATAAGAAACCATCATCCAATGATGAATCAGAATCAGAATCATAGTCATTATGAATGCCACGGTACCCCGGCTCAATCACATAATCACCAAGCACCATTGCCCCGGGCGTTGATGACATAATTGTGCTGATTACATCATTTCTCTCCCTTTCACATTCAAAcctcttccatttttctttgtGTATAGGATCCACAGCTCGAGGTTGTGCCGATGGGTGCTTTGCCTTAACATGCTTCCTCAGCTGCTTATAAGTTCCAGCAAATGAGCACTTATCCTGCATGCAGGTTCTTTTCTTGGCATTGAGATGCTTACGAGCTGGTTCCACCACTGTCCAACCTTTAACCTGCCCTCGACAAAGTGGACATAAAAGCTCTGGAACCTCCGCCCTCTCATTGGCTGGCTCCACATGCAAAGCGGGTCTTGAATGATCCATTGAATTGCTTTCTTGCTGCACCCCTTCTGTAGGAGTTATTTTTGCATAAGCTTTCTTGTATTGTTCAAGACAGTTGGAAAAACGACGACTGGTGGCACACATATATGGACGGCAGCCCTTTTTATAAGAGAAGCAAAGGAGAAGCACCGCGTTGTGAGGATGCTCCAGACAAATAGAGCAGGTAGCACCTTCCCAATCTTTCTTCTCTGAagcttttgaatgttttttcttcaagtgGCAACTTTTAACAGCCTTCCGTGAACAAGGTGACAATGCATGTGGTGTCACTCTGTGCTGCCGGGAATCAGCCTTGCATCGCACCTTATTAACTTTCACCATTTTCAAAGTATACctaaattgagagagagagatagagagatcAGATAAAAACCATTCATGTGATTCATGTTACTGCACTTTCATCCAAATACATTTACCATATGGCATGTGTTTTAGTATTTGTGTTTAATAATTCAGTTTTGTTCTATGTGGGCCTCGGAATGCACAAGGTAACCACCATTCAACAAAAACCGATCATTGGAGCAACACATCAACATAGGTAAAAGGAAGCAGAACATGATGCCTTTTGCACATATATTTCAATGAAGAATGCTACAGGCACATCGTCCACTGAAtgcagaaatatatcaaaatagatTGGTACTTCATTGAAAACTCAGATCTCAAAGTATTTGGATGTGTCCTCAGTTATTAGTATTTTGTGAATGACCAGCCCCAAAAAACAATGGACAccttcaattatttatattttcaaaaagatCCCCGCTGTAAACATAGGATACCTAGCATATCCATCCACGTTCACTCTTGGCATCTGATTAAGAGTTTTACAAGGAAAGGAAACacaatgaaatgaaaatgaCTTTACAATATAAAAGTTGACATTCATTGCAGCAGTTTGTTATTGTGGTGCTGCTGTTTGGCCCcataaaaattacaagaatcATAAAACACTTCAAGAAGCTAATACTCTACAAGGGCCTAACCAAAAGAATTTCTAACAACATATTGGAAACAGAAAGCAAGAAAGTAACATTTCCAAAGACATGAAGAAGTTGATTCAGAAAACAGCTGGACTTTATTATAACAACTGGAACaacaatataaaacaaaagcatAATCTCAAAATAGCTCGTGCAAAAAACTTACACACACCTTCATAGCCTATTATCACCAATAAAGGATACATATGGCATCTctaatccataaaaaaacaacggaaaattatttttccccTAAGAACACTGACAGATTGCTTGATCTCATGCAGACAGAGTTGAAAAGTAACAGAAGTTTTAAGGTCAAAATCCAccattttttgccttttttaaattattaattgtatTATATAGGCTAGCACCCTTACCTTAACCTAGATCGGACCTATACTAACCCTTCCCATGCAATATATTGGGTGCCAACCAGCTAGCCATATAAACTACCCACGAGACCTTAAAGCCCTGACCTCTTATCGAGGTGCTCCCAAAGTTGTCACTGAAACAAGTAGCTGTTGGCTTCAAATGCATGTTTACCTGCAAAGAAACTATTTTGAAATACACTTGGAAAACATATGTTAAGTAAAATTCAAAACTGTTATAAATCAtgtgataaatttttaattaattgaagagaaattaaatCACTTATGACAAGCAATTGTGGATCAATAGGACAAGTACCATTTagatatggatttttttaagaaaaaacacaaatacaGTCAAACTGCACAATAATAGCCTGAAGTGGTGGgatttctattctttttctGATTAAAAACAAGAGGAACAAGGACACAGGAGCATGCTTTGTAAAGTTCAAGAGCAATAATAACTGGTTCGCCTTTGCAAAACAAGTAACAACATAACCATTGTTAAACTCCATTTCCATCATCAACATTCCGATTAATTACAGACTATTTAACCAAGACTTAAGTGACTATTTGGAAAATGTCTGAGGTCAAGCTTGGCTCACAAATCTGGGTAAAAGAGGAGAAAACACATCAAAAGGTTttgacaaagcaaaaaaaaaaaaaagtgagagcaAATGAATTTCAAGTTTTACACATCCAGACACTTGCAAATCATAACAGCACTTAAACAAAATGTATAGGTCAACCAGCAAGAACCTGCTCGACTTGCTTGGTAAATTAAGTCGACATCAAATGCAAGTTTATCATTTGAAATCAACGCTTAAgcgtttatttaattttaaaaagatgccTAAATCATTGAATCATGAATCTTCAATGTCAAACCAATGATCGGTGCATCAGAATAAGACACGGTATCTAAGCTTAAATCTAACTTTGggttcataataaaaataatatagcaGTCCAAATGAAACAGGTGATCAAATTATACACGACAAATCGAAGCTACAAGCATggttccaataaaataaattcggGTTCTGTCAATTCCACAAGATTCAAACGATCGCAGTTAAAATGAAATCGGAATCcgaaaccctaaaaattaaaattaaaatcggAATCAGACATACCTGAAGGAGAGGTTAGATCAATTAAATAACGATTAGAGGGGGTGGATCGGATATATAAAGTTAGTATTTTTAGGGTCGAAGGAGGAGGAGAATTACGGGTGTGGAGTAGGAGAGAGACACCCGTTCTTCGCGGTTACGTACGCCGTCCCTGCTCTGCTGTGTTGGGTTTCTCcacctatttatttattaatttatttaatgtaatgCCATAATTAGTTCtcgtaattaatttatttctccctgcttgtctctctctctctctctctctcccgcCCCATGTGATTGGTTGTGGGGCCACTGTCGACATTTTAAACGCTACCATGATATGGCCCTTTATCGATCTTCGTATCTACGCTTTTTCCACGTGAGAATGCGTGCCTACGGGTTTGAcctgggctgggctgggctgggctgtTTTGGTGTCTAAATATCTGGcccttttatatttaaatttgaatttgggTACTTAAAGGGCTGGGCGCTCCCCAGGATAGAAAGATTAAAAGTGTGGAAATGATAGTTTCGCAGGCAAGCCTATATTAGTTTGTCCGCTGgaaaagtttaaatttatttagcaATGCACTGGATTATGGCTACTATTGGGTCGGataggattattttttaaacataatttattttttcaaggtaTTGTTAgcataaaaagaatttaaattatgagatgatattacataatatatttgataggtacaaaaataatttgaacaattagtaaaaatataatttgactcgagaaatattttagattacatttttattttaatatcgaGACAGAAACATATTGGATTGTCTCAAATTAACCCAGGTTAATTGGTCAAATTAACGACTTGGATAATAAAATTGTGATAAccttacaaaaataaatcaaaatagatcacaaaactcaattttcaataagcttaatattaaaagatgaaatgaaaaaataacttaaaaaacaactcgagtcaTTAAAACTGTAACATAGTTTATGAGACCggaataaccctataaaaagtaaattaaaacaatttataaaatttaatttcaaataaatttaacattgaaagataaaaataaaaaaataaaaaaaaatctcaattctcaTAGAATAAAGCATAGGTTAGGTTTTGTTGATAATAATGTAAACCAACACAACTCTTGGTGAATTAATTGTtgaacccgagttaacttgtatctaaataaccaaaataaactAAGGGTGGGGAGAATAGCAAAACCCAACCGGCCGGCCGGCCGGAAATTGAATATGATCAAACCATGAATGCCCAAATACTAGATGTTGAAGCACTAGATCCCAAAATACCATGAATGCCCGTATAGTTTCAATTGATGCGGACTATCCAATAGCAATTAGTGGTGGTCAGCAAGGAAAACTAATCGTTTTGTTAATGGATAATGGGATTTAAGTTCATACCTCGCCACTGAAgaagcaataatttttttaaaaaaaaatatattaaaatttaatataatttatatattttaaatcgttttgataggataatattaaaataaaaatttaaaaataaaaaaatcattaataaacaccttaacataaaaaattatttaaaaattaacttttatcaTATTACCAAGCACTTTCTTTTAATTAGCTAGAACCAATCCAAACACGCACTAAATCGCAAGTCTTAAACCATCATTATAAGTGCGGTAGCATTCCCGGCCCTAACCCTGTTTTGTGGATTGACCAAAACCTAAGGtttgtttgttaattaaaaaaaaaaattattttcgttttttatttcaagctttcatttttgtagttttctttttttagcgagaaactaaaaagaaaaaaagaaaacatgttcACTTAGAAACGGGAAAGAATTTcattaagaaaatgaagattacattcagattaaaaattatattaactaaaaaatctccatataaaatttagaataaaaattaaatttataacactAAGTAAgtataaaaatgtaattttttttaatattttacattgtAAAAAGaagcttgtatatatatatatatatatatatatatatatacacgttattcatttttttatttgaacagtGAAAAACttgcaataaaaaacaatgaaaaatctcaaaaatgcGTGTTTCAACCTCAttacaaatttgaaaaactaagaaaatagttttaaactattatatctaaacaaaaaaactcaagttttccctttttttaattcattttttttagaaaatttgatCATTACTCCAAAGCACATTCAAAGAAAGCAGGACAGATTGGAACCGCCCACCATCCAGTCTTGGTGCGCCACtaagaaatgaaaattattgTGGAAAAAACCTTAGCTTAAGAGGATATTCAAGCAAATCATTGTTTTTTGGATATAATATGCACAGAAAAACCAACAAAGGCAAGAATAAAATGATACTCACATTTGCTACAATAATGATGGATATGTACAAAGACTGCACCCTTCCCTATTCTCACAGCAATTGCTCTCACAAAATAACAAGTTACAACCCTCCCTGAGAAAATATAAACGGAGGCAAATACTTACAATGTTGAACAAGTTGACATCAGGAATTTATTTTCTCCACAACAGACAATAACAAAATAGCAATCCAAGCTGTTCGCTCTGTGATGCTGAATCTTCAGGGCAGGGAATCTGAGGATTGCTGTGTTCATACCATGACCGTAAAAATCCATGCCCAGATCCCGCCCAATGCTTCAAATTCAATTCTGTGACAACAAGCATGCAGGCTTTTGGTCTACAAGTTCTGAATTGATGGTTGCTGCAGGTCAAACAGTGTCCCTGAATATGTCATCCAACTTTTGAGTACGCAATGTGAAATAAAGATCCCATTTGCTTCATCCTGGATATAACTGTTTCCACGAGCAAACTTACCAAATGAGTAGGCGAAATTGACGGAATGGTTAAGAAAAAGAATAGAGTCAAGCTAACAAGAATAAT
Protein-coding sequences here:
- the LOC133692281 gene encoding uncharacterized protein LOC133692281, with the protein product MVKVNKVRCKADSRQHRVTPHALSPCSRKAVKSCHLKKKHSKASEKKDWEGATCSICLEHPHNAVLLLCFSYKKGCRPYMCATSRRFSNCLEQYKKAYAKITPTEGVQQESNSMDHSRPALHVEPANERAEVPELLCPLCRGQVKGWTVVEPARKHLNAKKRTCMQDKCSFAGTYKQLRKHVKAKHPSAQPRAVDPIHKEKWKRFECERERNDVISTIMSSTPGAMVLGDYVIEPGYRGIHNDYDSDSDSSLDDGFLSLGSFDRGQSSGFRFRNGYHLDYDSLDEDDYGTRRPGPPGSVAITGRGFHRILLERPRRRWYRGSRGRSY